In the genome of Dyadobacter fermentans DSM 18053, the window GTTGCCATAGAGCACGTAGAAAAAATTTTTCTCTAAGAGGAAAAGCGCTTACATCGATCTGTGATCATCGGATTACTTTGTCTATACGGGTTTAGAAAAGACTTTCAGAAAAAAAGCCGGTTCTCATTGCGGGAACCGGCTTTTGCTATTGGAAATCAGTGTGATCAGCCCTGTTGGGTCGGATAGTTGATCATCCAGTTTACACCGAATTTATCCTGGAAAGCACCGAAATAGTCGCCCCAGAACTGGTCTTCCATCGGCATTTCGATCGTGCCGCCGGCCGAAAGGCCATTGAAATACTGATCGGCTTGCTCCCGACTGTCGGTGAAAATGGATATATAGTTGTTGTTGCCTACGCTGAGGGTCTGGCCCATGGAAGGCATAATGTCCGACGCCATAAGCAGCTCGTCTCCCACCGGCAGTGCAATGTGCATGATCCGGTTTCTTTCGTTTTCAGGCAAATTTTCGGAGCCGGGTGTGCCGTCCATTCTGTGAACACCATGGAATTCTCCGCCGAAAACGGATTTGTAAAATGTGAAGGCCTCTTCGGCATTGCCGTCGAAGTTCAGGTAAGGATTGATTTTAGGCATAGCTAAAAGATTTAGAAGGTGATTGAACTTGATTTTAGATTGTTGACGGATGCAAAAGTATACCCTTGCACCTTCACGCATGCTCCCTAAAACGGACATTCACAGGGGGCGGTCGCGACAAATTGGAGCGTTTTTGCGAGAGTTCAAAACTAACAAATAAATATTGCGCAAGTATTTGCTTGCTTATATATTTGCAAGCAAATACTTGCATTTTTATGAAAGCACGAAGAGATGTATACCAGGCCATTGCGGATCCTACCCGCCGGGCGATCATTGGCATGCTGGCCGAGGAGCCCCAGAATGTGAATGCGATTGCCGGGCAGTTCGATATGACGCGTCAGGCGGTTTCGCTGCACGTCAAAATCCTCAGTGACTGCGGGCTGATTTTTATCCGTAAAGAGGGGAGGGACCACATTTGCGAGGCCCGGCTCGAACAGCTGAGCGAGGTGTCGGCATGGGTGGAGCAGTACAAAAAGCATTGGGAGGCGAAGCTGGATTCGCTGGAAAACTATTTGGAACAACTAAAAAAAGAGCGATATGGAAAATGAACAAAGCAGCACGCACGACCGCGAACTGATCATTACCCGCAAACTGAACGCGCCGGTGGAGCTGGTGTGGGAGGTGTGGACCCAGCCGGAACATATTGCCAAATGGTGGGGGCCCAATGGTTTTACCAACACGATCACGAAGATGGACGTCGTTTCAGGCGGTGCGTGGGAGCTTGTGATGCATGGCCCCGACGGAAAAGATTACAAGAACAGGAGTATATTCAGGGAGGTGATTCCCTTCAAGAAGATTGTGTACCAGCACTTTGCACCGAGCTTCCTGACGACGATCGAGTTTGAAGCGCAGGGCGACGAGACATTTCTGCGCTGGCATATGCTTTTCGAGTCGGCCGAAGAAATGATCCGGATCGTGAAAGCAGCCAATGCAGCCGAAGGCCTGAAACAGAATGTCGACAAGATGGCCGCCTACCTGGACGGCCGGAAAGCCGTTCGGGAATCGTGAAGGCGCTGGGGATTGCATTGCTCGGGGCAATGCTGAGTTTATCCGTTCAAGCACAGCAAACACAAATGGAAGTGCAAAAAACGACCGGTTATGCGCCCGTGAACGGGCTGAAAATGTATTACGAGGTTTACGGAAGCGGCGAGCTGCCCCTGGTACTCATTCACGGGGGCGGGTCTACGATCGAGACTTCGTTTGGCAACATCCTGCCGAAGCTAGCTGCATTCAGCAAGATCATCGCCGTGGAAATGCAGGCGCACGGCCGCACGAGCGACCGCGATGCGCCCGAGTCGTTTCAGCAGGATGCGGACGATGTGGCAGCACTGCTCCGGCATTTAAAAGTGGAGAAAGCCAATGTCCTCGGTTTCAGCGACGGTGGCTGCACCACGATGCAGCTGGCCGGCCGCCATCCCGGACTGATCCATAAAATCATCGTAGTAGCGTCGAACTACACCCGCGCCGGCATGATCGACGGTTTCTTTGAAATGATGGATAATGCCTCGCTGGACAATATGCCAGCGCCTTTAAAGGAGCATTATCTCAAAGTAAACCCCGATCCGAAGGGCCTGCAAACGATGTTCAACAAGGACCGCGAGCGCCGCCGCACCTTCGCCGACTGGCCCCAAAGCGACCTCACGCGCATTCAGGCACCGGCATTGATCATGACCGGAGATAAGGATGTGATCAAAATGGAGCACATTGTTGAAATATCCAAACTGATCCCGAAAGCAGAGCTCGTGGTCCTGCCCGGGGTACATGGCGCATTGCTGGGCGAGATTTGCACCGCCAAAGCAGGTAGCAAGGAGCCCGAAATCACTGCGATGCTCGTGAAGGAGTTTTTGGAAGGAAACTAATCAGCTCAGCACATCGCGGACCTTTGTCCATTTAATTTCCGGATAGTGCGCATTATCCAGCGGTTCCAATTTCGGTAAACCGCTGAGCATATTGTGCAGATACTGCATACCCTGCCAGGGCGGGAACACCTCGTCACGGCCGGGGGCGATCGTGCGCATAATCCGGATCATCGTCGCCAGGAAGCCAAGCCCTCCGATTCGCCACAGGCCGAATTCCTTGCGATATGCCTGGTTGGCGGCGCGCTGCAAATCCCGGATCGTCGCCACTTCACCGGCAATGCGCAAAAAACGCGGTGCCTGCGGGTCGAGCGCGGCGGCGGCTGTGAATGCGGCTGTGTTGGCGATCGTCGTGAAATCCATCGGCTGGTCGGCATCGCCCCAGTAAATCACGCGGTTGAGCTTGGGGAGAATTAATGGCGCCTGATCTTTGAGCAAATCGGTGAACATGCCGTTGAGAATGGACGTAGTGTGGATCGGCGTGTTGCCGACGATGCCCGCGAACTCGCGCCGCAGGTCGAGGTTACGGTTTGAGCCGTTGGGAAGTTTGGTGAAATCAATGCAATAGTCGGACGGGATGAAACGCGGCACGCCGGCATTCAGGGCCGCTTTCAACAGGTCGGACTGCGTGCCGACGATCACTTCCCGGAGTCCCGAGAGCGCGGAAACGACGCACTGGACGTCACGCAGCGCCTCTGTAAGCGTAACGGTATTCTGATAATCGACCGGAATGACCGTCGCCCCGGCCTTTTTGAGCGGTTCCGTTTTGGCGAGAGGCGTATCCCTGCGCACGAGCGCCTTCACATGCGCATGCCGCGTGAGGAGTTCTTTGATGATCAATGTCCCCAGCTGCCCGGTCGCCCCGGCGACTGCGATAGTTTGGTGTGTAAGGTGTTGTTGTCCAGTCATTTGGTGCCAGCTTTTTTCGATGTGGTATCGCTTTGCATTGACTGGTTTAAAGAATTATGCCATGGCAATTCGTCGAGTGCGAGATTTCATATCAAAGAGATGGTCGCCATCGATGACGGATTCGTTATCTCCGGGGGATTATCATACGGGTGGGATTACAGTTCACCATTCGACAGGGAAAAAGTATAAAGGGCGTAAGTGATATTTATTATCTTAAATCAATAATAAATGTGATATATTAAGCATTGAATTGATATTCACTTAAAACATTCACATTTAATACACTTCTGCTCTTTCCATGAAGATTGACAAAAGAATTGTCATCGTGGGCGGTGGTCCTGCGGGATGCGCTGCTGCCTCGTATGCCTTAAAAAAGGGTTTTCAAAATGTGACATTGCTGGAAGCTGCCGCTTCATTGGGTGGGCTTCATCGAGATGTAGAAATCGATGGATTGCATTTTGATCTAGGTGCATTCTTTTTTTGGAACCATCATCAGGTTTTTTCGCTCTTTCCAGGTCTGCGGGAAAAAATGATACACGCCGGTAGTTCCGGACATTTATCATTAAGTAATGATTTTAATTTTGACAGATATCCCATAACGCTAAGGGGATATGTGAAAGAACATGGGCTGGTGGCAACGATTTGTGACTTGTTTAAAATCGCGCAATACCGCGCATTCCGTTCCGAAATGGCATGCAACAACGTGGAGGAGCTGCTCTTGTATTTTATGGGGCCTTTTTATAGAAAAACGGGGTTGGATAACTACATACAACGATTATTTCATTTACATCCAAAGGAAATTCATATCGAGTTTGCACGGAAGCGGGTTAGTGGTGTCATCGACAAGTTCAGGAGTAAGAATGTCATTAAAAACATGCTGAAAGGCAATTTGGCCTATTTCGCGAGGTATTCTGCACCACAAGATGTTTGGGCTAGGCCTGAATCCGGCTTCGCTGCTATGTACGAATATATTGCGGAAGCGATCAGAGAGGCGGGGGGCAATGTGCTATGCAATCACCGGGTTGAAAGGATCAATTACCGGGAAAAATACATAACAATGAGTGATGGGTCAATTGTGGAGTATGATTACCTTTTATCGAGCCAGCCTTTGCAGTTGACAAGCAAGATGACGGGAATAAAATTGGATGCCCTATTAAATTACCAGCCTTTATGCAGCCTGTTTTATGAGTCAGAGGAAGCGATCCTGCCGGGGTGTTTTGTGCTTTTTAATTTTTCCAGAAAAGGGAAATGGAAAAGGGTTACGTTTCATTCCAATTATTATAATATTGAGAAAGGTGACGATGCACCACGCCGGCATTATTTTGTTGTAGAGTCGATGCCATCTAAGGATGAAGTAGTCAATCCGCTTCTTGCAAAGGAATTGGATTCTGATTTCAGGGGAACTTTCGAAAAGACAAAACTGCAAGACGCTTTCAAGAATATTTCATTAAAAGGGCACCGTATTACTGAAAATGGCTATCCTGTTTTTGGAAAATCATTTGACAGAAGAAAGGTTGATGCTTTTCACGAAGAGCTGTTGAACTTGGATATCCATAATATCGGACGCCAGGGTGAATTCGATCATGTAAGTTCAAGTGATGCATCCAAGAGCGCTATGAATGCAATCGAGGGCATCTGGAAGAAAGAGGAATTTGCAATTCATTTCCTCATTTTGACAATTAACCACGCCCAAAACCCAGCGCATACCATATAAAGTGGCCGATGGACGGTTTGAAAATGAACTTTGCAGCATCAAAATCATTTCAAATCAAGCCATGAAACATCAATTACTTTTTCTTCTCTTTGTTGGGTTAACACCTTTTTACTCCTGCACCGATCCCAACAAGGAACCCGGGCCGGACGGGAACACGAGCGGCAAAGCAGGTTATCTCGTAGGCAAGGTGCTCGACCAGCGCGGAAATGGCGTTGCCGGAGCCACCGTTTTTACTG includes:
- a CDS encoding VOC family protein, whose protein sequence is MPKINPYLNFDGNAEEAFTFYKSVFGGEFHGVHRMDGTPGSENLPENERNRIMHIALPVGDELLMASDIMPSMGQTLSVGNNNYISIFTDSREQADQYFNGLSAGGTIEMPMEDQFWGDYFGAFQDKFGVNWMINYPTQQG
- a CDS encoding ArsR/SmtB family transcription factor — encoded protein: MKARRDVYQAIADPTRRAIIGMLAEEPQNVNAIAGQFDMTRQAVSLHVKILSDCGLIFIRKEGRDHICEARLEQLSEVSAWVEQYKKHWEAKLDSLENYLEQLKKERYGK
- a CDS encoding SRPBCC domain-containing protein is translated as MENEQSSTHDRELIITRKLNAPVELVWEVWTQPEHIAKWWGPNGFTNTITKMDVVSGGAWELVMHGPDGKDYKNRSIFREVIPFKKIVYQHFAPSFLTTIEFEAQGDETFLRWHMLFESAEEMIRIVKAANAAEGLKQNVDKMAAYLDGRKAVRES
- a CDS encoding alpha/beta fold hydrolase, which translates into the protein MEVQKTTGYAPVNGLKMYYEVYGSGELPLVLIHGGGSTIETSFGNILPKLAAFSKIIAVEMQAHGRTSDRDAPESFQQDADDVAALLRHLKVEKANVLGFSDGGCTTMQLAGRHPGLIHKIIVVASNYTRAGMIDGFFEMMDNASLDNMPAPLKEHYLKVNPDPKGLQTMFNKDRERRRTFADWPQSDLTRIQAPALIMTGDKDVIKMEHIVEISKLIPKAELVVLPGVHGALLGEICTAKAGSKEPEITAMLVKEFLEGN
- a CDS encoding NmrA family NAD(P)-binding protein; the protein is MTGQQHLTHQTIAVAGATGQLGTLIIKELLTRHAHVKALVRRDTPLAKTEPLKKAGATVIPVDYQNTVTLTEALRDVQCVVSALSGLREVIVGTQSDLLKAALNAGVPRFIPSDYCIDFTKLPNGSNRNLDLRREFAGIVGNTPIHTTSILNGMFTDLLKDQAPLILPKLNRVIYWGDADQPMDFTTIANTAAFTAAAALDPQAPRFLRIAGEVATIRDLQRAANQAYRKEFGLWRIGGLGFLATMIRIMRTIAPGRDEVFPPWQGMQYLHNMLSGLPKLEPLDNAHYPEIKWTKVRDVLS
- a CDS encoding NAD(P)-binding protein yields the protein MKIDKRIVIVGGGPAGCAAASYALKKGFQNVTLLEAAASLGGLHRDVEIDGLHFDLGAFFFWNHHQVFSLFPGLREKMIHAGSSGHLSLSNDFNFDRYPITLRGYVKEHGLVATICDLFKIAQYRAFRSEMACNNVEELLLYFMGPFYRKTGLDNYIQRLFHLHPKEIHIEFARKRVSGVIDKFRSKNVIKNMLKGNLAYFARYSAPQDVWARPESGFAAMYEYIAEAIREAGGNVLCNHRVERINYREKYITMSDGSIVEYDYLLSSQPLQLTSKMTGIKLDALLNYQPLCSLFYESEEAILPGCFVLFNFSRKGKWKRVTFHSNYYNIEKGDDAPRRHYFVVESMPSKDEVVNPLLAKELDSDFRGTFEKTKLQDAFKNISLKGHRITENGYPVFGKSFDRRKVDAFHEELLNLDIHNIGRQGEFDHVSSSDASKSAMNAIEGIWKKEEFAIHFLILTINHAQNPAHTI